The sequence ACCGCAAACTCGGTGTTCGGCGAAGGGACCGACGACCGAAGCCTGCTCGAGTACTGTAGCGATGCAGACCACGTGTTCATCACGCACGATAAGAAGGATTTTGGAGGAGTTCTCGGTTCTGTAGTCGACCACGCAGGGATCGTAATTTACACGGATCCGGTGTTTCTCCGGGCAGAGCCAGATTCTGCAGTTCGAACACTCGAGTGAGCACTCGAACACTTTTCGCCGGAAGAGATTCGTGGTGAACGGATCTGGCTCGATCAGTGGCGTCGAGAAAATCGGTAGGGCTCAACAGTATCGGTACGAAAACAGCAGTTATCTCGCCCAGTCGATCGCTCGTTCCACTTCGTCCGGCTCGATCCTTTCCGCGGCAAATCAGCTCTGGGTTCGCTCACGTACTTCACGAGAGACGCCAACTGGGTCCGCTTCGATATCAGCTTGAAATTCCAGCAGACGACTCACGAGATCGTTCAGCGCACTCACGCGCGTCGATCCCTCGCCAACGACGCCAGTCTCACTATCCACTGCCTCGAACTGGCCGTCGATCTGTGAGACTTCGACAGTCGAGGTCGTGCTCATTAGCATCATCTACTGCGTACTCCTTCGAAAAAGCTTCTCCGTCGCCGTGTGACGTGGTGGAGGCTACTTGACAGGTGCCCGCCGATGACCGACGTCCAGTGCTTCTGGGCCGACGAGGCGGACCTACCCGACGGCCCGGACATTCCCATCTGTCCGCGGTTTCACACCCCATCACCCACGTCACCAGCACCGGCCCCGGAACCCACGTCGCCACCCCCTGTGGCTGTCCCGTCTCGCCGCGCGTGCTCGAGCGCGAGTAAGCCGGGTGCCCGGGCTGGCTCGAGGACGAAGCGCCACTCGAGAACCCGGCGTCCGGAATCACCGGTAGACGTGGTCGGCCACCGGTGCTCGAGTAGCCGTCGACAGCCAGCGTACAATCGACCGCTCGAACGAAAGCGAGTCCCCTGCTCCCAAGAGGCTTTGTATCCGAGCCACCTATCTCATCGTATGCGGACGATCGAGGTTCCAGCGGACGTGTACGACTCAGTCTCCGTTCCAGAAGGTGAACGGGAAGACGTACTCAGACAGGAGCTAGCACTGTCGTTGTATCGAGAACGAATGCTCTCGTTCGGAAAGGCGCGAGAACTCGCCGGGATGTCCCACCGGGAGTTCCAGCGGCTCCTCGGCGAGCGCGAGGTCGAGCGCCACTACACTGACGACGAACTGGCAGAAGACCTCGAGTATGGGCGACGATAATCTGATCGTTGCGGATACATCGCCCCTTTTAAACCTCGCGTTGATCGACCGACTCGAGTTCGTCCGTAATCAGTTTTCGACGGTCGAGGTTCCAGAACAGGTCTGGACTGAGCTGATGGATGGCGTCAATGGCGTCGAGACGCTCCGTACCGCCCACAACGACGGAGTGCTCGAAATCGTCCCGGTCGAGAAAACACCACTCTTCGAAGAATTTCGACGGAATCTCGACGTCGGAGAGGCAGCAACACTTGCATACGCGATCGACACGAACGCGGATCTCGTACTGCTCGATGAGCGTGACGCACGCCAGACTGCCCGACGCCACGGGCTCGAGATGACAGGTGTGATCGGCATACTCCTGCGCGAGTTTGGAGGGGAGCCAGACGCGTTACGGACGGAACTCGATCGACTCCGGAGTGCGGGGTTCTGGATCTCCGAAAGCCTGTATGAGACTGCCATCGAGCGTGCCAGAAACTAATTCGGTTCCAGATCACGAAACCGCCACACTCGACGTTCATCGGATCGAGCAGCGAAGTGGTGCGTATACTGCTGCCAACGATTGACGTGCCGTTCGAAACGAGCGACGGGTTCTGGACAGGCCCTCAACATCCCCATCTGCTCCGGCTGTGACACCCCCCATTACCCACGTCACCAGCACCGGTCCCGGCACCCACGTCGCCACCCCCTGTGGCTGTCCCATCTCGCCGAGCGTGCTCGAGCGCGAGGACTAGAGCCGGGTGCCCGGGCTGGCTCGAGGACGAAGCGCCACTCGAGAGCCCAGCGTCCGGAATCACCGGTAGACGTGGTCGGCCACCGGTGCTCGAGTAGCCGTCGGCAGCCAGCTGCACATCTCCAGCGGCCGTGGGTCGCTACACGGGTGAGAAACCTACACAGCCGGCTCCCCGACTGACCCGTCGAAAAATATTCACACCAGATCCATTAGAAGAGCTATTTTGAAACTAGGTTCAATAGAAACAGCGTTTATATTTTTAATTCTCTAGTTCTTGTATATTTATTAATCTCCGCGATTAATCATCCTGTTATCCCGTGGCACGTAGCGTGCGGGAGTCGATCCGATCCAGTGAGCCGTCGCTCTCGCGTTCGCACGTTGGGATCGACCAGCGCCACACGGGACCCACAATGGACGAGCATATCTATGACACAGACAACGTACCGTGACAAGGGACGAGCGGTAACGCTGGCCGTCCTGCTGATCGTATCGGTCGTTGCGATGTCCGCGACGGTTGCGGGCGGCGCAGCGGCGATCGACACAGTTGAGGAATCGCCAGGACAGAGCACAGCACTATCGACGCACTCGAGCGTTGCGAGCGTCGAAGAAATCGACGGCGGGAGTTTCGAGGCGACGAACACGCACCAGGAGTACGGTGGGTCGATCGCCATCGGCGCGGAAAGTGAAGGTGACTTCCAAGACGAGGGACTGGAGTTCTCGAACGACGAGGGCGACCACATCGCCATCGAGGCCGAGATCGACGACGACGGCACGTGGGAGTCGACCGACGTCCAGTTCCCTGAGATCGATCACGACCTCGCAGACGAGGTCATCGCGGAGACACCGGACGGACTCGCCGGTGAGATCGACGTCGAAAACGACGAGATGACGATCGAGGAGGGTCTGTTCGAGGTATCGGTCGAGACCCTCCTTGGAGATGGTGAGTTCGAGTTCGAGGCTTCACCCACGAGCGGCTCGAGCGGTGCCCTCGAGGGCGAGGCGGACTTCGATTCGGAGTCCGGAACCGCGGTTCTCGTCGATAACGAGTACACCGTCGAGGACACGTCCGGTGATGGAACTATCGACGATGCGCTCGGCCTCCCATCCGAGAACGCTGGCGAGAACTGGATGGAACTCCCACTCGAGTTCGAGTTCGACCTCGAGGAGGGAGAAGATCCAGAGCCAGAACCGGAACCAGAACTCGAGATCGACCTCGCTGACACCGACATCGAGGAAGACGAGACGACCGCGGCGACGGTGACGCTGCTCGAGGGCGACGAGGAAGAAGACGTGACTGCCGCCGCCGACCTGTCGTCGAGCGACGAGAGCGTCGTGACCGTCGACGACGACGGCACCGTCGAGGCAGTCGCCGACGGTGAGGCCACCGTCGAAGCCGAGTACGACGGCGAGAGCGCGAGCGCGTCGGTGACCGTCGACGACGCAGACGACGGAGACGACGAAGACGACGAGGACGAAACCGATCCCGGGACGCTGCGCTACCTCGAGGGCGACGGCTCCGATACTGGGAGCGTGATCTTCCAGGGCCAGACCGTTTACGCCGTCGGTGAGGCGTTCGACGCCGAGGGCGAGGAGTACGAACTCCGCGAAGCCGACTCCTTCGACGACGGTATCGTCGACGACAGTAGCTTCGAGGAAGAGCTGACGAGCGAACACGTCGAGGACCTCGGCATCGACGCCGCTCTCGCAGACGGCGACTACGGCATCGAGATCGAGACCGACGACCTCGAGGACGGCGACTTCTTCCTGACCGGGCCGGGGCTGGACGCGAGTCCATCGCA is a genomic window of Natrarchaeobaculum aegyptiacum containing:
- a CDS encoding DUF5615 family PIN-like protein, whose product is MTCSFCTDEHVPSVFVTTLRSGGYEVVTANSVFGEGTDDRSLLEYCSDADHVFITHDKKDFGGVLGSVVDHAGIVIYTDPVFLRAEPDSAVRTLE
- a CDS encoding UPF0175 family protein — protein: MRTIEVPADVYDSVSVPEGEREDVLRQELALSLYRERMLSFGKARELAGMSHREFQRLLGEREVERHYTDDELAEDLEYGRR
- a CDS encoding DUF3368 domain-containing protein is translated as MGDDNLIVADTSPLLNLALIDRLEFVRNQFSTVEVPEQVWTELMDGVNGVETLRTAHNDGVLEIVPVEKTPLFEEFRRNLDVGEAATLAYAIDTNADLVLLDERDARQTARRHGLEMTGVIGILLREFGGEPDALRTELDRLRSAGFWISESLYETAIERARN